The following proteins come from a genomic window of Macrobrachium rosenbergii isolate ZJJX-2024 chromosome 39, ASM4041242v1, whole genome shotgun sequence:
- the LOC136825805 gene encoding uncharacterized protein: protein MKKGLKMKNHEEITMRLGEKFPELADLHTDQVRAKFSNLKGYFIHEYKKIQAAPSGSCGKPSSKWELFDLMSFLHDTVASQPTYSSDINEQVNPIDNPLVIEVTQNTFDEFQIGESSTGSSTQPVSPSFDLSNGSSDRSVAPATSSLQNQKASNSSKKRKLQNSFEEECLQTLKELGNTSTPNDLGFSVGKTVEVWIRSLLVNGQRLQQLGFPKSSWKLSGNMAYLMIK, encoded by the exons atgaaaaaaggtCTCAAGATGAAGAATCATGAAGAAATCACCATGCGACTCGGGGAAAAGTTTCCGGAACTTGCTGACCTTCATACAG ATCAAGTGCGggcaaaatttagtaatttgaagggatacttcatccatgaatataaaaaaattcaggctgCTCCAAGTGGTTCATGTGGTAAACCAAGCTCCAAGTGggaattgtttgatttgatgtctTTTTTACATGATACAGTGGCTTCACAACCTACATATTCCAGTGACATTAATGAACAA gtaaatcctATAGATAATCCTCTAGTTATTGAGGTTACTCAAAACacttttgatgaatttcaaattGGAGAGTCAAGTACGGGTTCTTCAACTCAACCTGTGTCCCCCAGCTTTGACCTTTCTAATGGAAGTTCTGATCGGTCTGTTGCACCAGCAACTTCATCTCTACAGAACCAAAAAGCAAGTAACAGTAGTAAGAAGAGGAAGCTACAAAATTCATTTGAGGAAGAATGCTTGCAAACCCTCAAAGAATTGGGCAACACCAGTACGCCTAACGACCTAGGTTTCAGTGTGGGAAAAACAGTTGAGGTTTGGATAAGGTCCCTACTAGTAAATGGACaaaggttgcagcagctaggattTCCCAAGTCGTCCTGGAAACTGAGCGGGAATATGGCTTACCTGATGATAAAGTAG